The Candidatus Bathyarchaeota archaeon genome window below encodes:
- a CDS encoding ribbon-helix-helix protein, CopG family, translated as MKLVTVLLPEAYLEGLDELVRANMYPSRSAAIRSAVRDLLKKELWGRKEE; from the coding sequence ATGAAACTTGTAACAGTACTGCTTCCTGAAGCATATTTAGAAGGATTAGACGAACTCGTAAGAGCAAACATGTACCCAAGTAGAAGCGCGGCAATCCGCTCCGCAGTAAGGGACCTTCTTAAAAAAGAGCTTTGGGGAAGGAAAGAAGAATAA
- a CDS encoding GMP synthase: protein MNFNPEEFVKRQIDNIKNKIGDEKAIVAVSGGVDSTTSAVLTYKAIGENLICIFIDDAFMREGEPEKVTKLLSAPPINLPVRIINARERFLNALKGLRDAEEKRKAFRETFYQTLAEVAKKEGCSFLVQGTIKADVVETVGGVKTQHNVLAQVGIDPAERFGFQVVEPVAELYKEQVRMVARHLGLPPEISERQPFPGPGLAVRVVGEIREEKLETLKRATSIVEEFLAKYKPSQYFAAIIDNKERVDRGRQLHVREVTARQLNVPSRNVEVKIFEDKATGLKGGRRLYGDIAAIITSENGKIHAAQLPRLISLQTKIITEMPSFTRVLYATSKADEEKDYVIAVRAVKTRDFLTAQVADIPWETLQEAGEKILEVCQNVSVVYYDVTPKPPATIEME, encoded by the coding sequence TTGAACTTTAATCCAGAAGAATTTGTGAAAAGGCAGATTGATAATATCAAAAATAAGATTGGCGATGAAAAGGCAATAGTTGCTGTTTCTGGGGGAGTCGACAGTACAACAAGCGCTGTTCTTACTTACAAGGCGATAGGTGAGAATCTAATATGCATATTTATTGATGACGCCTTTATGCGTGAGGGTGAACCAGAAAAAGTTACTAAATTGTTGTCTGCTCCTCCAATAAACTTGCCAGTCCGAATAATAAATGCTAGGGAAAGATTTCTTAATGCGTTGAAAGGGCTTAGGGACGCTGAAGAAAAGCGTAAGGCGTTTAGGGAAACCTTTTATCAGACGTTGGCTGAAGTCGCCAAAAAGGAAGGCTGCAGTTTTCTTGTTCAAGGAACAATTAAAGCCGACGTTGTGGAAACTGTTGGAGGAGTGAAAACTCAGCATAATGTTTTAGCCCAAGTTGGAATTGACCCCGCTGAACGTTTCGGCTTTCAAGTTGTTGAACCAGTTGCTGAACTCTATAAGGAACAAGTAAGGATGGTTGCACGCCACTTAGGCCTGCCGCCGGAAATTTCAGAAAGACAACCATTTCCAGGTCCAGGGCTCGCCGTGAGGGTTGTTGGAGAAATAAGAGAAGAAAAACTTGAAACTCTCAAAAGGGCAACAAGCATAGTTGAAGAGTTTTTGGCTAAGTATAAGCCAAGCCAATATTTTGCGGCGATAATTGACAATAAAGAAAGAGTGGACCGTGGAAGGCAGTTGCATGTTCGGGAAGTTACTGCGAGGCAGCTTAATGTTCCGTCGCGAAATGTAGAAGTTAAGATATTTGAGGATAAAGCTACTGGTCTTAAAGGTGGAAGACGGCTTTATGGCGACATTGCTGCGATTATTACTTCTGAAAATGGAAAAATACATGCTGCTCAACTTCCTAGGCTGATTTCTCTGCAAACTAAAATAATCACTGAAATGCCTTCATTCACTCGTGTTCTATACGCCACAAGCAAGGCTGATGAGGAGAAAGATTACGTTATAGCTGTTAGAGCCGTTAAAACAAGGGACTTCCTAACAGCTCAAGTGGCTGATATACCATGGGAAACCCTACAAGAAGCTGGAGAAAAAATTCTGGAAGTATGCCAAAACGTTTCTGTGGTTTATTATGATGTAACCCCTAAGCCACCTGCAACCATCGAAATGGAATGA
- a CDS encoding helix-turn-helix transcriptional regulator, translating to MPRKQGSIGKTKLMMLAIIYYLEKRRGEKPYGYAIWQILKKVFKSYLKPMDVRNIYRHLRDLTNMEYIKKVEVETVKGAPDRQLYALTDKGKKFTEDECKNHLELLEKSGNS from the coding sequence ATGCCGAGAAAACAAGGATCAATAGGCAAGACGAAACTAATGATGCTGGCAATAATTTACTACCTCGAAAAAAGAAGAGGGGAAAAACCCTACGGATACGCAATATGGCAAATCCTGAAAAAGGTATTCAAAAGCTACCTAAAACCCATGGACGTTAGAAACATTTACCGTCACTTGAGGGACTTAACAAACATGGAATACATTAAAAAAGTTGAAGTTGAAACTGTAAAAGGCGCTCCAGACAGACAACTTTACGCTTTAACAGATAAAGGGAAAAAATTCACTGAAGATGAATGCAAAAATCACCTAGAACTTCTTGAAAAATCTGGGAATAGTTAA
- a CDS encoding arcadin 1 produces the protein MIKVRVQRIESIRDPEGNLGKRIELIEDRSIPRFAIQPASEEAKVVQDVMQVLQQQFPFIKTQTRLSVPKIILFLTEEEYERLGIDFDVNQIYEVELKNQSITFKKSE, from the coding sequence TTGATTAAAGTTAGAGTTCAGCGTATAGAGTCCATTCGTGACCCAGAAGGAAATTTAGGAAAACGAATAGAACTCATTGAAGACCGTTCGATACCGAGGTTTGCTATTCAGCCAGCCTCTGAAGAAGCAAAAGTTGTTCAAGATGTCATGCAAGTTTTGCAGCAGCAGTTCCCATTTATAAAAACGCAAACCAGATTGTCTGTTCCAAAAATAATTCTTTTCTTAACAGAAGAGGAATATGAAAGACTTGGCATAGATTTTGATGTAAATCAAATCTACGAGGTTGAATTAAAAAATCAAAGTATAACTTTTAAGAAATCCGAATGA
- a CDS encoding orotidine 5'-phosphate decarboxylase — MDFKTKIEKAAEERNSRIVLALDLPPEKPYEILLSKAIKILDETNDYVCAVKINRQLVLPLGLFRGLQTVIRVAKDYELPLIMDCKINDVGHTNEIIARYYFEAGFDAVTANPFVGWEEGLKPVFKLARENGKGVIILVYMSHKSANEGYGQTVKDEKTGSLTPQYQIFARKAVERNADGVVVGATYPEKIVEVKQIVKDKVPIYSPGVGFQGGKIEETVRAGANYLIVGRSITLAKNPAEAAKKIRDTVNSVLTGF; from the coding sequence TTGGATTTCAAAACTAAAATAGAGAAAGCGGCTGAGGAAAGAAACTCCCGTATCGTTTTGGCCCTTGACCTTCCACCTGAGAAACCGTATGAGATTCTCCTTTCAAAAGCCATTAAAATATTGGATGAAACGAACGATTACGTGTGCGCAGTTAAAATTAACCGTCAGTTAGTTCTTCCCCTAGGACTGTTTAGAGGACTCCAAACAGTTATCCGCGTAGCAAAAGATTACGAGTTGCCACTTATCATGGACTGTAAAATAAACGATGTTGGACACACAAATGAGATAATTGCAAGGTATTATTTCGAGGCTGGATTTGACGCTGTCACAGCTAACCCTTTTGTCGGATGGGAAGAAGGCCTAAAACCAGTCTTTAAATTGGCCCGTGAAAACGGTAAAGGCGTAATAATCCTTGTTTATATGAGCCATAAAAGCGCAAATGAAGGGTATGGGCAAACTGTGAAGGATGAGAAAACTGGAAGTTTAACTCCTCAATATCAAATTTTCGCAAGAAAAGCGGTTGAGCGGAATGCCGACGGAGTGGTTGTAGGCGCTACTTATCCGGAAAAAATAGTTGAAGTAAAGCAAATAGTTAAAGATAAGGTTCCAATTTACTCGCCCGGAGTAGGTTTTCAAGGAGGAAAAATTGAAGAAACAGTAAGGGCGGGAGCCAACTACTTAATAGTTGGAAGAAGCATAACCCTGGCTAAAAATCCAGCTGAAGCCGCAAAAAAGATCAGAGATACGGTAAATTCAGTTTTAACTGGGTTTTAG
- a CDS encoding MFS transporter — MRKPIMLIFTLSLLSSLCVGLVGPIYPIYVLKRFSATIIDTGILYAIFCIVAAVFKAPAGRLADRQGKVKIFLLGVFLGVACMLSYIFAYDVIQLYIIEFTSGLSYALQRPALLALMADLSNRKNRGFMMGFFDSAYDIAEAAAAVLSVVIVSQLGFDALFYTCSCCQALSGILAVKSGKTFRR, encoded by the coding sequence ATGCGCAAACCAATAATGCTCATATTCACATTAAGTCTACTAAGCTCATTATGCGTTGGCCTAGTCGGCCCCATATATCCAATCTACGTGCTTAAAAGATTCTCAGCAACAATAATTGACACCGGCATTCTCTACGCAATTTTCTGCATAGTCGCAGCGGTTTTCAAGGCTCCAGCAGGAAGGCTAGCGGATAGACAAGGGAAAGTGAAAATTTTCCTCCTAGGCGTTTTCCTAGGAGTAGCCTGCATGCTTTCCTACATCTTCGCATATGACGTCATTCAACTTTACATCATCGAATTCACCAGCGGGTTGTCCTATGCTCTCCAACGGCCAGCACTACTCGCCTTGATGGCCGATCTGAGTAATAGAAAGAACAGAGGTTTCATGATGGGCTTCTTCGACTCGGCTTATGACATTGCAGAGGCGGCGGCAGCCGTCTTATCCGTTGTTATTGTAAGTCAACTTGGATTTGACGCATTATTTTACACTTGCTCCTGTTGCCAAGCCCTTTCCGGAATCCTAGCCGTAAAATCTGGAAAAACCTTTAGGAGGTAA
- a CDS encoding acylphosphatase: MPKVRAHVFVSGRVQGVFFRYETRQHARKVGVTGWVKNLPDGRVEAVFEGEKTAVEYMVEFCKRGPPAARVKKVEVKWEPYKGEFQDFRIIYGYY; the protein is encoded by the coding sequence TTGCCAAAGGTGAGAGCCCACGTATTTGTGAGCGGAAGGGTTCAAGGCGTTTTCTTTAGGTATGAAACTCGCCAACATGCCCGGAAAGTAGGCGTAACCGGCTGGGTTAAAAACCTTCCAGATGGACGAGTTGAAGCAGTCTTCGAAGGTGAAAAGACGGCTGTTGAGTACATGGTGGAGTTCTGCAAACGTGGTCCTCCAGCAGCAAGGGTTAAGAAAGTAGAGGTAAAATGGGAACCATATAAAGGCGAATTCCAAGATTTTAGAATTATATATGGCTACTACTAA